ACCCCTACATTGGTACATATATCTTctgaatttcatattaattttggaATCATTAACTGTCtcctaaatattcaaaaaagtaaatacttaaaATCCCTTATccaataatgaattatttcagaACAATTGACGTCTCAGACCATGAAAATGAGCCAACAGCAAGGTCCTCTAGGCGACACAAACACAAAGATAAGGACGGTGAAAGTAACAGGTAGGTGAATTGCTTGTTCCCAAAGTTCGAATGTCAGGGTGAATATTAGAAGATAATTTCACACCTTAAAATCACTCTTTGTACTGGGTTTTGACTTGACTATATTATTTATTACAACCATCCaaaaatgaaacatatattttaaaatacctattaTCTAACTGGAATATAGTAATAAGTTTTTATCTACACAAAGCACGTGCCTAGAGTGGACTAGATAAGGAAGCAATTCTTTTAAcattaatcaaaattattacagaaatatTAAGAGATGTGTAGGATAATATGttgtcattacaatttttattttatttcagggcGAATGAAAGTTCAGACGTccgaaaaaagaaatcactcaaCTCCAACAGCAGTCATAAGGAAAAGATCAAGGATGGCAAAAAATCGAGGTAAGATTTGTCACTAGATGAAATTCTTTACATCCGGCTGTTTTCCCCGTGAACAAGTGGATATGGTACAACTTTTTTATTACGTCATTATACACAATTATAATGACGATATATCTGAGTGACACTATAGAagagttatttaaataattaatcaataGCACAGAAGATGTAAAAAATACGGTTTTTCacgatttatatatatattttaatgagattattggtGTAAATAGAACTAAATCAATGAGTGAAAATGCTGTTCCAcacaaattttacataaaattgtcATCAAAATGTATGTGTATTTGTAGCTAGGAGCCGGATAGGAGCTGCACCGGCGTGGGAATATTTGCTTCGCGGACGCGCCAGAAATTTGTCATTTTGTGGCTTAAATGTGGTAGATTGATTAAATTACAAGAACTATTTGCTccaaagggcagtaactcggcaaaatataTACGAAATgacctaaaatataaaaaacttttcaGTTAGTGACCCCCCCCCCACAATGGCATTTTAGCGAGGGTCAGGGGTACACCTGGAAGTCCCAAATTTTTACACCTTacttttgatcagtcccacaacttttttcattggccaccatgaatttgaaaaaaatcgatttttacgaTGCCCCATGCTCAAATTCAAGGGTTGAATCAAAATATAGCCTTCTTGTGACGCTCATTCCCCAAGTTGTGCATGCTTTTCTCATATTCTTGCATTCCTTTCCATTCTGTACTACCTCAAATACATTCTATACTCCGTCGAACCAGTGGAGACTTATATCCCTCTAGCTTCTTTCTCAGCCATTTTCAGTTCGAATTTCCTCTCAATCGTTGAATCACTCTCTCTCGAAATGCAACAACTTTTATCCACTACGCATACACCACCCTCACCTCCCGCAACCTGTAATCGTCTTATTTTATCGGTGAGTTActgagagaaataataaattactgaatgcttacaatatatgtaaatatttcagGGAGAACAATCGCGATTCtgataaaatattgcaaataaaaaagtattattgtttttttttttaaattgagatcgCATCGAATCAACCGGGAAGCTTAAGCTATCATACACTGGAATGTCTTAAGTTAAATATTATATGCAAGCCTAATTACATTCTTGTACGATTTCATGAACGCGATTCCAATTCAAAGCTAAATACAATAAGTGATTGGACGCTTTTCCCTGGCAACGCTTGACAAAGTAATCTTGCatgtaaaaacttttctcgggataccgcgcgggtaagactatatgagagcgccgacgtttcgggtaacgactcgctacccattctcacggctactagtATGGGTAGCGAGTCTCATAAAATCTTagccgcgcggtatcccgagaaaagtttttacatgttgttcgccgggaaagtgttaaatcatacacacaaagaaaacttgtttttttttttttagttttccactCAAGTCACTTGTTTCATCACGTGTCTCATCGACGTTTCCACGGAAcactccaaaaaattaaattcccattTGATACTTCACCCACGCGTCCTGGGCCAATATCCTTTTATTAGTATAGTTAGATGAAGTGTaagtgagaaaaaataagtcaTCATTCGTGCATCGTTTACCAGCAGCGACTCAAGCATGTGCCAGATGAGTGGGCCAGATTATGAAATAGAAGGGCTTAACCTCGAGTTTATGTGGATTAATGCGAAggacaaaatatagtttaaaacattAATGTATTGACCTTGCACTAATGGGACTCCTTTCCTGACATGCCACGCAACAAAAACTATTCATACCTCTGGCCTTAACGCGTTTACGAGagtgcattcattttatattcacttgAAAAACATCAAAACTGTTTCCACTGAGAAGAAAGCGAAACACTATGAAATATGTTCTAATTAATATGAACAATACAAAATTGTTGAACCCAATAACAAAGCGGTTTTTCTACGCCTATAACTGTAtacaattcattttaattttaaaaaataaattttaattttggtctTCGATTCTGaaattattctgttttatttGGGTGGGCCATAGGATAGACCGAAAAAAATTTGGCCGACCCCTGGCACCGCCACTGCCGTTTACAATATATTGTATTCAATGCACGTTAGCGTTTCCCAGTACCATGTACGCTTCACAAACGCACGTACAAAAATCAGAGGATAGGCCACACATGACCCGTTAGGCAAACCCGAATAATTTACCTCGGCTTAAATTCCTGCTATGTCCACTATGTCAACTTGAAGGTTACAAAATAGTTAAGCCAACCTGCAAATTTGGCATTCTACGTCAAATATCGCTGATTGGTCTTAAATTGAAGTTGAAAGATACCTAGTAATCATGTTTCCCCTTTTTCTTGCAGAAATAGAGACTACTCTGGTGATCAACACGTAGAGGAACAAGTTGGTGGTCCTGTTAAGGATTCTCATCCGAGGTAAATTCCATCGGAAATTAGGCAACGCATAATGTGTGTGCTTTAATTTATAATGGACTTTGTATTATCATTCACTTTTGCAGTGTGCAGAGATTGCAGGAAGCTGTGCGACTGGCCCAATTGTCTCCTGGGTATGGCGGAGGATCTGGAGGGTAAGATCCCGCACTTAGCCGTGCCAAAAAAAATCTAGTGAACCCCTGATTAATGTCTTGCAAGTAAATTTGAATCATagccaaaaatattattactcattcATGCAGCTACTTATTTCATGTCCTGCTTTGGACTACCTCCGCTACCAAATTGCGTTATAGTAGAACTGCCTTCCCGACGATGACTTGGAAAGCACAACCTCTGTCTCTTGTGCTTGCTCTGTTCCTGTGCTCACTGAGACTTGGGACCTTTGCACGTTGTTACAAAAATCTGGTCTTAAATTCGCATCGCACGAAGGTTTTCGAGTAACTGGTGGCATCTTGAACTTTTCACGATGGGCGTGACGACGTGAAAAGTTACTGCTTTCATTTAATGCACTGAGAGGCAATAagacatattttttctctcacagtttttcacaaatattttttcgatcCTTTTTTTTTAGGCGGAACGGGCAAGAATTATCAAAGACTGGAGCAACGAGCACGGTGCTAATGACGGGCAGCGGCGGAAATGCCACTCACGTCCATCTGGACAACGCCGTGGAACTACTGAAGCAATACGACATCGTGGAGCGTGAGCGCGAGCTTAGAGCCGATGCTAGGCTGATGGCAAACAGGCAGTTTGAGTTCATGGAGCAAATGATGCAGCGCATGGACAATATGGTGAAAGTTGGCCGCAAGGAGAGTAAGAAGATGGCAGAGCGGGATAGGAAGGATCGGAAGAGGAGAGACAAAGAGCAAATGGAGTGGGAGGAACGCAGGGGGAAGGAAATAGCTGAGACGGAGGAGAGAAGGGAGAAAGAGGCGAAGGAGACGAGGGAAGAGCTCCTGAGGAGAGAGGAGAAGATGCGCGCGGAGTTGAATGAGGCGTCTAAGAAAGTGGAAGAGAAGCGAGAGCAGATTCACGAAGACAGGCTGAAAATGGAGACCGAGGTGAAGAAGATGGAGGAGGATAGGCTGAAGAAACTGGATGAGAAGGAGAAGAGTATTGCGGAGGAGAAACGCAAGAAGGAGGCTTTTctaaaggaagaagaggaaaggatAAGAGTGGAGGAGGCGAAGGTGAGGAAGGAACTGGAGACGAAGCggaaggaagaagagaagagGGCGGAGGAACGGGAAGAGAAACGGAGgcagagagaggccgaagagctGAAGAGGGTGGAAGCGGTGAGGTTGAGGAAGGAGGAGCAAAtaaaggaagaggagaaggagatGAGAAAGAGGATGGACAGGGAGGAGGAAGTGAGAAGGCAGAGAGCGGTTGAGGAGGAACAGTGGAAGAGGGACAGGCTGAAGGCTGAGGAGGAGGAAAGGCGGAGGCAGGCCGAGGAGAGGAGGGCGAAGGAGGATAGGGAAAGGGAAGCTAAGGAGGGGGAGTTCAAAGAGGCTCGGGAGAGGCGCGAGGCTGCGCTGAAGGAATCTGAGATGAAGGCCAAGGAGGAAAGGAAGAGGAGAGAGGAGGAgcagaaggagagagagagaatgtggCGTGAGGAAGCGGAGAAGCAGGAGAGGATGATGAGGGAGCGGTGGGAGCGGGAGGGGAGGGATATGGCCGAAGCGACGAAGATGGCCAAGGAGATGCAAGAGAGTTACTTCAGGAACCAGAGGGACTTGGAAGAGGTGAGGAGgcagagagaggccgaagagctGAAGAGGGTGGAAGCGGTGAGGTTGAGGAAGGAGGAGCAAAtaaaggaagaggagaaggagatGAGAAAGAGGATGGACAGGGAGGAGGAAGTGAAAAGGCAGAGAGCGGTTGAGGAGGAACAGTGGAAGAGGGACAGGCTGAAGGCTGAGGAGGAGGAAAGGCGGAGGCAGGCCGAGGAGAGGAGGGCGAAGGAGGATAGGGAAAGGGAAGC
The DNA window shown above is from Ischnura elegans chromosome 4, ioIscEleg1.1, whole genome shotgun sequence and carries:
- the LOC124157460 gene encoding trichohyalin-like isoform X4; the encoded protein is MDSQGKGICPPKDDIASLSQSENDDEYSDRDEFDEPSGDSDVVPGTGKLQNRKKSDIECESTGTSDVSDYEIEQESSGRQKLKADDDKSDSNYEVLELGDDSDVVLGRGKPTNKKQNVSECGSSRTSGVPERKKDPASSTPSKFKAKDDKSYRQYQEESTSETNRKHYHVPKYGESVSISEVRDSGDNSDDDLDVGPSTIRRNVSECGGSRASDASDHENEPTARSSRQRKHKVKHGENSRVSDVSDHENEPISRSSRRQKHKVKDGEISRASDVSDHENEPISRSSRRQKHKVKDGEISRASDVSDHENEPISRSSRRQKHKVKDGENSRASDVSDHENEPTARSSMRHKHEDKDGESNRASDVSDHENEPTARSSMRHKHKVKHGENSRASDVSDHENEPISRSSRQQKHKVKHGENSRTSDVSDHENEPTARSSMRHKHKDKDGESNRTIDVSDHENEPTARSSRRHKHKDKDGESNRANESSDVRKKKSLNSNSSHKEKIKDGKKSRNRDYSGDQHVEEQVGGPVKDSHPSVQRLQEAVRLAQLSPGYGGGSGGRNGQELSKTGATSTVLMTGSGGNATHVHLDNAVELLKQYDIVERERELRADARLMANRQFEFMEQMMQRMDNMVKVGRKESKKMAERDRKDRKRRDKEQMEWEERRGKEIAETEERREKEAKETREELLRREEKMRAELNEASKKVEEKREQIHEDRLKMETEVKKMEEDRLKKLDEKEKSIAEEKRKKEAFLKEEEERIRVEEAKVRKELETKRKEEEKRAEEREEKRRQREAEELKRVEAVRLRKEEQIKEEEKEMRKRMDREEEVRRQRAVEEEQWKRDRLKAEEEERRRQAEERRAKEDREREAKEGEFKEARERREAALKESEMKAKEERKRREEEQKERERMWREEAEKQERMMRERWEREGRDMAEATKMAKEMQESYFRNQRDLEEVRRQREAEELKRVEAVRLRKEEQIKEEEKEMRKRMDREEEVKRQRAVEEEQWKRDRLKAEEEERRRQAEERRAKEDREREAKEGEFKEARERREAALKESEMKAKEERKRREEEQKERERMWREEAEKQERMMRERWEREGRDMAEATKMAKELQESYFRNQRDLEEVRRQREREEAQMSAQKRAELDQRQRELEAKKKEMEKSNCVIQ
- the LOC124157460 gene encoding trichohyalin-like isoform X7, which produces MDSQGKGICPPKDDIASLSQSENDDEYSDRDEFDEPSGDSDVVPGTGKLQNRKKSDIECESTGTSDVSDYEIEQESSGRQKLKADDDKSDSNYEVLELGDDSDVVLGRGKPTNKKQNVSECGSSRTSGVPERKKDPASSTPSKFKAKDDKSYRASDASESEKEHAIPRRRKTKAEDDKKYRQYQEESTSETNRKHYHVPKYGESVSISEVRDSGDNSDDDLDVGPSTIRRNVSECGGSRVSDVSDHENEPISRSSRRQKHKVKDGEISRASDVSDHENEPISRSSRRQKHKVKDGEISRASDVSDHENEPISRSSRRQKHKVKDGENSRASDVSDHENEPTARSSMRHKHEDKDGESNRASDVSDHENEPTARSSMRHKHKVKHGENSRASDVSDHENEPISRSSRQQKHKVKHGENSRTSDVSDHENEPTARSSMRHKHKDKDGESNRTIDVSDHENEPTARSSRRHKHKDKDGESNRANESSDVRKKKSLNSNSSHKEKIKDGKKSRNRDYSGDQHVEEQVGGPVKDSHPSVQRLQEAVRLAQLSPGYGGGSGGRNGQELSKTGATSTVLMTGSGGNATHVHLDNAVELLKQYDIVERERELRADARLMANRQFEFMEQMMQRMDNMVKVGRKESKKMAERDRKDRKRRDKEQMEWEERRGKEIAETEERREKEAKETREELLRREEKMRAELNEASKKVEEKREQIHEDRLKMETEVKKMEEDRLKKLDEKEKSIAEEKRKKEAFLKEEEERIRVEEAKVRKELETKRKEEEKRAEEREEKRRQREAEELKRVEAVRLRKEEQIKEEEKEMRKRMDREEEVRRQRAVEEEQWKRDRLKAEEEERRRQAEERRAKEDREREAKEGEFKEARERREAALKESEMKAKEERKRREEEQKERERMWREEAEKQERMMRERWEREGRDMAEATKMAKEMQESYFRNQRDLEEVRRQREAEELKRVEAVRLRKEEQIKEEEKEMRKRMDREEEVKRQRAVEEEQWKRDRLKAEEEERRRQAEERRAKEDREREAKEGEFKEARERREAALKESEMKAKEERKRREEEQKERERMWREEAEKQERMMRERWEREGRDMAEATKMAKELQESYFRNQRDLEEVRRQREREEAQMSAQKRAELDQRQRELEAKKKEMEKSNCVIQ
- the LOC124157460 gene encoding trichohyalin-like isoform X19, whose product is MDSQGKGICPPKDDIASLSQSENDDEYSDRDEFDEPSGDSDVVPGTGKLQNRKKSDIECESTGTSDVSDYEIEQESSGRQKLKADDDKSDSNYEVLELGDDSDVVLGRGKPTNKKQNVSECGSSRTSGVPERKKDPASSTPSKFKAKDDKSYRASDASESEKEHAIPRRRKTKAEDDKKYRQYQEESTSETNRKHYHVPKYGESVSISEVRDSGDNSDDDLDVGPSTIRRNVSECGGSRASDASDHENEPTARSSRQRKHKVKHGENSRTSDVSDHENEPTARSSMRHKHKDKDGESNRTIDVSDHENEPTARSSRRHKHKDKDGESNRANESSDVRKKKSLNSNSSHKEKIKDGKKSRNRDYSGDQHVEEQVGGPVKDSHPSVQRLQEAVRLAQLSPGYGGGSGGRNGQELSKTGATSTVLMTGSGGNATHVHLDNAVELLKQYDIVERERELRADARLMANRQFEFMEQMMQRMDNMVKVGRKESKKMAERDRKDRKRRDKEQMEWEERRGKEIAETEERREKEAKETREELLRREEKMRAELNEASKKVEEKREQIHEDRLKMETEVKKMEEDRLKKLDEKEKSIAEEKRKKEAFLKEEEERIRVEEAKVRKELETKRKEEEKRAEEREEKRRQREAEELKRVEAVRLRKEEQIKEEEKEMRKRMDREEEVRRQRAVEEEQWKRDRLKAEEEERRRQAEERRAKEDREREAKEGEFKEARERREAALKESEMKAKEERKRREEEQKERERMWREEAEKQERMMRERWEREGRDMAEATKMAKEMQESYFRNQRDLEEVRRQREAEELKRVEAVRLRKEEQIKEEEKEMRKRMDREEEVKRQRAVEEEQWKRDRLKAEEEERRRQAEERRAKEDREREAKEGEFKEARERREAALKESEMKAKEERKRREEEQKERERMWREEAEKQERMMRERWEREGRDMAEATKMAKELQESYFRNQRDLEEVRRQREREEAQMSAQKRAELDQRQRELEAKKKEMEKSNCVIQ
- the LOC124157460 gene encoding trichohyalin-like isoform X3 is translated as MDSQGKGICPPKDDIASLSQSENDDEYSDRDEFDEPSGDSDVVPGTGKLQNRKKSDIECESTGTSDVSDYEIEQESSGRQKLKADDDKSDSNYEVLELGDDSDVVLGRGKPTNKKQNVSECGSSRTSGVPERKKDPASSTPSKFKAKDDKSYRASDASESEKEHAIPRRRKTKAEDDKKYSISEVRDSGDNSDDDLDVGPSTIRRNVSECGGSRASDASDHENEPTARSSRQRKHKVKHGENSRVSDVSDHENEPISRSSRRQKHKVKDGEISRASDVSDHENEPISRSSRRQKHKVKDGEISRASDVSDHENEPISRSSRRQKHKVKDGENSRASDVSDHENEPTARSSMRHKHEDKDGESNRASDVSDHENEPTARSSMRHKHKVKHGENSRASDVSDHENEPISRSSRQQKHKVKHGENSRTSDVSDHENEPTARSSMRHKHKDKDGESNRTIDVSDHENEPTARSSRRHKHKDKDGESNRANESSDVRKKKSLNSNSSHKEKIKDGKKSRNRDYSGDQHVEEQVGGPVKDSHPSVQRLQEAVRLAQLSPGYGGGSGGRNGQELSKTGATSTVLMTGSGGNATHVHLDNAVELLKQYDIVERERELRADARLMANRQFEFMEQMMQRMDNMVKVGRKESKKMAERDRKDRKRRDKEQMEWEERRGKEIAETEERREKEAKETREELLRREEKMRAELNEASKKVEEKREQIHEDRLKMETEVKKMEEDRLKKLDEKEKSIAEEKRKKEAFLKEEEERIRVEEAKVRKELETKRKEEEKRAEEREEKRRQREAEELKRVEAVRLRKEEQIKEEEKEMRKRMDREEEVRRQRAVEEEQWKRDRLKAEEEERRRQAEERRAKEDREREAKEGEFKEARERREAALKESEMKAKEERKRREEEQKERERMWREEAEKQERMMRERWEREGRDMAEATKMAKEMQESYFRNQRDLEEVRRQREAEELKRVEAVRLRKEEQIKEEEKEMRKRMDREEEVKRQRAVEEEQWKRDRLKAEEEERRRQAEERRAKEDREREAKEGEFKEARERREAALKESEMKAKEERKRREEEQKERERMWREEAEKQERMMRERWEREGRDMAEATKMAKELQESYFRNQRDLEEVRRQREREEAQMSAQKRAELDQRQRELEAKKKEMEKSNCVIQ
- the LOC124157460 gene encoding trichohyalin-like isoform X11, whose amino-acid sequence is MDSQGKGICPPKDDIASLSQSENDDEYSDRDEFDEPSGDSDVVPGTGKLQNRKKSDIECESTGTSDVSDYEIEQESSGRQKLKADDDKSDSNYEVLELGDDSDVVLGRGKPTNKKQNVSECGSSRTSGVPERKKDPASSTPSKFKAKDDKSYSISEVRDSGDNSDDDLDVGPSTIRRNVSECGGSRASDASDHENEPTARSSRQRKHKVKHGENSRVSDVSDHENEPISRSSRRQKHKVKDGEISRASDVSDHENEPISRSSRRQKHKVKDGEISRASDVSDHENEPISRSSRRQKHKVKDGENSRASDVSDHENEPTARSSMRHKHEDKDGESNRASDVSDHENEPTARSSMRHKHKVKHGENSRASDVSDHENEPISRSSRQQKHKVKHGENSRTSDVSDHENEPTARSSMRHKHKDKDGESNRTIDVSDHENEPTARSSRRHKHKDKDGESNRANESSDVRKKKSLNSNSSHKEKIKDGKKSRNRDYSGDQHVEEQVGGPVKDSHPSVQRLQEAVRLAQLSPGYGGGSGGRNGQELSKTGATSTVLMTGSGGNATHVHLDNAVELLKQYDIVERERELRADARLMANRQFEFMEQMMQRMDNMVKVGRKESKKMAERDRKDRKRRDKEQMEWEERRGKEIAETEERREKEAKETREELLRREEKMRAELNEASKKVEEKREQIHEDRLKMETEVKKMEEDRLKKLDEKEKSIAEEKRKKEAFLKEEEERIRVEEAKVRKELETKRKEEEKRAEEREEKRRQREAEELKRVEAVRLRKEEQIKEEEKEMRKRMDREEEVRRQRAVEEEQWKRDRLKAEEEERRRQAEERRAKEDREREAKEGEFKEARERREAALKESEMKAKEERKRREEEQKERERMWREEAEKQERMMRERWEREGRDMAEATKMAKEMQESYFRNQRDLEEVRRQREAEELKRVEAVRLRKEEQIKEEEKEMRKRMDREEEVKRQRAVEEEQWKRDRLKAEEEERRRQAEERRAKEDREREAKEGEFKEARERREAALKESEMKAKEERKRREEEQKERERMWREEAEKQERMMRERWEREGRDMAEATKMAKELQESYFRNQRDLEEVRRQREREEAQMSAQKRAELDQRQRELEAKKKEMEKSNCVIQ
- the LOC124157460 gene encoding trichohyalin-like isoform X9; amino-acid sequence: MDSQGKGICPPKDDIASLSQSENDDEYSDRDEFDEPSGDSDVVPGTGKLQNRKKSDIECESTGTSDVSDYEIEQESSGRQKLKADDDKSDSNYEVLELGDDSDVVLGRGKPTNKKQNVSECGSSRTSGVPERKKDPASSTPSKFKAKDDKSYRASDASESEKEHAIPRRRKTKAEDDKKYRQYQEESTSETNRKHYHVPKYGESVSISEVRDSGDNSDDDLDVGPSTIRRNVSECGGSRASDASDHENEPTARSSRQRKHKVKHGENSRVSDVSDHENEPISRSSRRQKHKVKDGEISRASDVSDHENEPISRSSRRQKHKVKDGEISRASDVSDHENEPISRSSRRQKHKVKDGENSRASDVSDHENEPTARSSMRHKHEDKDGESNRASDVSDHENEPISRSSRQQKHKVKHGENSRTSDVSDHENEPTARSSMRHKHKDKDGESNRTIDVSDHENEPTARSSRRHKHKDKDGESNRANESSDVRKKKSLNSNSSHKEKIKDGKKSRNRDYSGDQHVEEQVGGPVKDSHPSVQRLQEAVRLAQLSPGYGGGSGGRNGQELSKTGATSTVLMTGSGGNATHVHLDNAVELLKQYDIVERERELRADARLMANRQFEFMEQMMQRMDNMVKVGRKESKKMAERDRKDRKRRDKEQMEWEERRGKEIAETEERREKEAKETREELLRREEKMRAELNEASKKVEEKREQIHEDRLKMETEVKKMEEDRLKKLDEKEKSIAEEKRKKEAFLKEEEERIRVEEAKVRKELETKRKEEEKRAEEREEKRRQREAEELKRVEAVRLRKEEQIKEEEKEMRKRMDREEEVRRQRAVEEEQWKRDRLKAEEEERRRQAEERRAKEDREREAKEGEFKEARERREAALKESEMKAKEERKRREEEQKERERMWREEAEKQERMMRERWEREGRDMAEATKMAKEMQESYFRNQRDLEEVRRQREAEELKRVEAVRLRKEEQIKEEEKEMRKRMDREEEVKRQRAVEEEQWKRDRLKAEEEERRRQAEERRAKEDREREAKEGEFKEARERREAALKESEMKAKEERKRREEEQKERERMWREEAEKQERMMRERWEREGRDMAEATKMAKELQESYFRNQRDLEEVRRQREREEAQMSAQKRAELDQRQRELEAKKKEMEKSNCVIQ
- the LOC124157460 gene encoding trichohyalin-like isoform X12 — translated: MDSQGKGICPPKDDIASLSQSENDDEYSDRDEFDEPSGDSDVVPGTGKLQNRKKSDIECESTGTSDVSDYEIEQESSGRQKLKADDDKSDSNYEVLELGDDSDVVLGRGKPTNKKQNVSECGSSRTSGVPERKKDPASSTPSKFKAKDDKSYRASDASESEKEHAIPRRRKTKAEDDKKYRQYQEESTSETNRKHYHVPKYGESVSISEVRDSGDNSDDDLDVGPSTIRRNVSECGGSRASDVSDHENEPISRSSRRQKHKVKDGEISRASDVSDHENEPISRSSRRQKHKVKDGENSRASDVSDHENEPTARSSMRHKHEDKDGESNRASDVSDHENEPTARSSMRHKHKVKHGENSRASDVSDHENEPISRSSRQQKHKVKHGENSRTSDVSDHENEPTARSSMRHKHKDKDGESNRTIDVSDHENEPTARSSRRHKHKDKDGESNRANESSDVRKKKSLNSNSSHKEKIKDGKKSRNRDYSGDQHVEEQVGGPVKDSHPSVQRLQEAVRLAQLSPGYGGGSGGRNGQELSKTGATSTVLMTGSGGNATHVHLDNAVELLKQYDIVERERELRADARLMANRQFEFMEQMMQRMDNMVKVGRKESKKMAERDRKDRKRRDKEQMEWEERRGKEIAETEERREKEAKETREELLRREEKMRAELNEASKKVEEKREQIHEDRLKMETEVKKMEEDRLKKLDEKEKSIAEEKRKKEAFLKEEEERIRVEEAKVRKELETKRKEEEKRAEEREEKRRQREAEELKRVEAVRLRKEEQIKEEEKEMRKRMDREEEVRRQRAVEEEQWKRDRLKAEEEERRRQAEERRAKEDREREAKEGEFKEARERREAALKESEMKAKEERKRREEEQKERERMWREEAEKQERMMRERWEREGRDMAEATKMAKEMQESYFRNQRDLEEVRRQREAEELKRVEAVRLRKEEQIKEEEKEMRKRMDREEEVKRQRAVEEEQWKRDRLKAEEEERRRQAEERRAKEDREREAKEGEFKEARERREAALKESEMKAKEERKRREEEQKERERMWREEAEKQERMMRERWEREGRDMAEATKMAKELQESYFRNQRDLEEVRRQREREEAQMSAQKRAELDQRQRELEAKKKEMEKSNCVIQ